CAGGTAATGGAGTATGCCGGTGTAAGTTTAGAGCAACTGAGTGCGGTGGCCGTGTCGGGTGGCCCGGGGTCTTACACTGGGTTGCGTATAGGATCAGGCACCGCCAAAGGGCTTTGCTTTTCCCTGGATAAACCTTTGATTGCAGTAGATACGCTGTCAGCTATGGCGCAGCAGATCATTGCCGTTACCCCTCACCCGGAACGCTACCTGTTCTGCCCCATGATAGATGCGCGCCGGTCAGAAGTCTACACCTGTCTACTTACCCATGAACTGGAGATGCGACTTCCGGTGGAGCCAGTTATTCTGGAGCTTTCCAGTTTTGCCCCGGAATTGGAAAAACAGCCCATAATCTTCTTCGGGAGTGGGGCGGCAAAAGCCCAGGAACTATTGGCTTCTCACCCGAACGCTTTTTATCTGAGCAATGTTAAACCTACAGCCAAAGCCATAGGTGAACTAGCCAGGGAAAAGTGGCAGGCAGCAGCATTTGAGAACGTGGCCTATTATGAGCCGTTCTATTTAAAAGAAGTATACATCACAAAGCCGCAAGGGAAATAGAGATGGAAGAATTTGTAAACCGAGTAGCCAATAGTGGGCTTGTTACCCTTAACCTGGAAGAGTACCTACACCCCGGGGAAAGAGTAGTCTATGATATAAAGGATAACCTCTTCATGGAGCTGATGCTGCGGGAGAAAGATTTCCGGGCTTTTGTAAAAGAGCATGACTGGTCACAGTACGAAGGAAAGAACGTGGCTATCATTTGTTCCACAGAGGCCATTGTGCCTACCTGGGCTTATATGTTATTGGCAAGTAAGCTGCAGCCATATGTGAACCGGTATGTGTTTGGCGATTTAAAGGCGTTGGAGCAGGCCCTGTTACAAGATGCTATCTCTAAAATCAACGCCGAAGACTACAAGGACGCTAAGGTGGTAATCAAAGGTTGCGGTCAGATCCCGGTGCCAACCTATGCCTATGTAGAGATAATGCAGAAGCTATTACCGGTAGTAAGTAGTATCATGTATGGAGAACCTTGCTCTACAGTACCTATATATAAGAAGCCCAAAGAGAAAACAGCGGTAGCGGAATAAAGGGAAACGGTCATTATATATACCTTTAAGGGGAGAAGAGGCATCATACCCTGGGCTCCCCTATTTTTTTGAAAAAAATATCTCTTCCGGAACTTCTTGGGTATGAACACGGTTACCTCCAAGCGCCCCGGGGGAAAGGCTGCTTGGGAAGGAGACTTCGGAGCGGCCTATTGCGGATATCAAAAGCTTTCGTACCTTTGCACTCCCTTCCACGGAGGGGTTTTCCGAGCCAGCAGGGCGAAGATGAAAGAGGA
This Rufibacter radiotolerans DNA region includes the following protein-coding sequences:
- the tsaB gene encoding tRNA (adenosine(37)-N6)-threonylcarbamoyltransferase complex dimerization subunit type 1 TsaB: MAYILSLETSTTVCSVALHQDQQLLSYSELQMEKSHSSHITVMVQQVMEYAGVSLEQLSAVAVSGGPGSYTGLRIGSGTAKGLCFSLDKPLIAVDTLSAMAQQIIAVTPHPERYLFCPMIDARRSEVYTCLLTHELEMRLPVEPVILELSSFAPELEKQPIIFFGSGAAKAQELLASHPNAFYLSNVKPTAKAIGELAREKWQAAAFENVAYYEPFYLKEVYITKPQGK
- a CDS encoding DUF2480 family protein, with amino-acid sequence MEEFVNRVANSGLVTLNLEEYLHPGERVVYDIKDNLFMELMLREKDFRAFVKEHDWSQYEGKNVAIICSTEAIVPTWAYMLLASKLQPYVNRYVFGDLKALEQALLQDAISKINAEDYKDAKVVIKGCGQIPVPTYAYVEIMQKLLPVVSSIMYGEPCSTVPIYKKPKEKTAVAE